The sequence CTCCGAGGAGTATGGTCAGCGGCACCTGCTTGCCGGTGAGGTAGAGGAGTATCATGACGACACGAGGGAGAGGCCGGAGACAGGGCTCCAGTCGGTCATTCCGGTGGACATGGCAACGAGCAGCGAGGCGACGAATATCCAGGCGACACCGACGAGTGCCGTGAGCAGGCTCCTGCCGATACCGAGGCCGCCGAGCTGGTAGGTGGTTATCAGCAGGAGGAGGAAGGCCAAGGCTATTCCGGCGTAGAGGTACTTTATCGGGAGCTCCTCGTTCCTGCCGGTTCCGAGCTTGCTCGCGTTGGCTATGCTCTTAAGGGCGACTATAATGACGGGCATCGAGAGTATGAGGCCCGCTATCGAGCCGCCGAGGAGCATTCCGATACCGAGCGGCCTGGTCATGTTGGCGTAGACGAAGCCGCTAATCGCTCCACCGGTGACGTCGCTCGGGAGCCAGCCGAGGGTCTTAACTATGGGCGTGATGATGTAGTATGAGAGTATTCCACCGGCGAGGACTATGAGGCCGTTCCTTCCGGTGATGAGGCCCATTCCGAAGACCATCAGCGAGAGGGCCATGGCCAGGCTGACCCACTCGGGGAGGTGGAGTATGGCTCCAAGGTCAATGTACTCGGGGATTATCTCCGGAAGGCCGAGCACCGGGAACTGCTGGACTAGATAGACGGCCGCGCTGACGGCCATGCCGAGGAAGAGCAGTCTGGCCTTCTCGATTCCGCTTCCCGGGGTCTTGAGGACGGTAGCGACGGCCGTTCCGGTCGGGAAGCGAAGCCTGTCGATCTCGATCATCTGCTTCCTCAGCGGGATTATGAAGGTGATTCCCAGTATAGCTCCGGCTGCTGTGGCGAGGAAGAAGTACGTGGTGTTTATCTCCTCGTGGAGTCCCATGATGTAGAGCGCCGGGATGGTGAAGATGACTCCCGAAACGGAGATGTTGACGGCAGAGGCTATGGTCTGGACGATGTTGTTCTCAACGACGGTTCCCTTCTTGAGGATTCCCCTGAGGACTCCCCAGCCGACGATGGCAGCTATCGCCGAACCGCCGGAGGTGAAGCCCATTATCATTCCCGCGTAGGTGAAGCTGGCGGCCATGAAGGCGCCCCAGATGACACCCAGTATTATAGCAGCGGGCGTCACTTCGCGGTAGGTCTCGTCCGAATCCTTACGCTTCCAGCTCGCGTCTCCAACCTTCCAGTTGGCATCCGCCATCTCCCAACCCCCTGCACAGTTATGAGCATTCATGTCCACGTTCTTTAGGAATGTGCATTCCTTGGAGATTGGCCCGTTTGGTAATATAAAGTTTTTCAGACCTGTAAATGCCAAGAACGCGGATTTAAAACCAAAAACGAGTTAAAACAGACTTTTATGCCGTTTTTAGTCTCAGCATGAATAAAAATTCATCAGGAAGATGGACAAGTGGACACCAACGCACATTACGACATTGAAGGCTCGAAGGGTGTTTAATGTGCCGTTTAATCCGCCGAACGACGGTTAGTTGAAACTTGAAAATGCTGAAGCGATTTAGGAAAAGTTCTGGGAAAAACGAAGGCTCAGACCTTAATGGTCACGTCAATGACCGCGGTCTCTTTGCCGGGGTTCCTCACCACGACCTTCCACCTGCCCTTCGGAAGTTCAACGACCGCATTCACTTCCCTGACGGTTCCAAAATCCCTCAGCACGGTCCCGTCGGAGGAGACAACCTTCACCTCAATGGGAACGCTGGAGCTTATCTCAACCGTCAGATTCGCCGGACCCCTGAAGGGCCACTCTCTGCTCTCCCCGGCTGGAACGCTCTTTCCCCTGGTGTAGACGAAGTTGTTGTCGAGACAGCCCGCAATCAGGATTGAGAGGACAAGGACGACAACCACCAGCCAACGGACGGGCTTCATGACACCACCGAAGACAGTTAAAGATTAAAAACTTAAAAAAGTTTCTCAGCAGAGTATCGAACCCTCGGCCAGAACATCGAACTCGACCCTTCCAATTCCCTCTATCCACGCCTCAACCCTGTCCCCGTGCCTGAGCGGGCCTACTCCAGCGGGAGTTCCGGTCGCTATTATGTCCCCGGGTTCGAGGGTCATCACCGAGCTTATGTACTCTATCAGCTCCGGGACCTTGAAGACCATCTCGCTCGTCCGTCCGAGCTGTCTGAGCTGGCCGTTCACCTTGAGACCTATCTCTAGGTCCTCGATGTTAAGCTCTCGCTTATCAACCACCCTCGGACCGACCGGGGCAAAGGTGTCGAAGCCCTTAGCCATGCTCCAGGGAAGGCCCCTCTCCCTTGCCTCGGCCTGAAGGTCGCGAGCGGTTATGTCAAGGAGTATCGTGTAGCCGAGCACGTAGTCCATGGCCTTTTCCCTCGGCACGCGCCTGGCCCTCCTTCCGATTATGACGGCAAGCTCGACTTCGTGGTCTACTCTCTTGCTCATTCTGGGCAGGATTATAGGCTCGCCGGGACCGATGAGGGCGCTTGGAGGCTTGAGGAAGAAGACTGGTCTTTCCGGAACGTCGCTCTCCATCTCCTTCGCATGCTCGGCGTAGTTTTTGGCGAGGGCAACTATCTTGCTCGGCCTCAGCTCGTAGAAGCCGTCCATATACGGAAGCCTGACCATGCCACCACCGGTCAAACTAAACCGAACCCCTTAATAAAAGGAGTGCCGCAGGAAGAACCCCAAGTTCCTGACCTCCTCCCCACCCCGAAGGGCGAGGCTTTCAAAAGAAAAATGTAAAAGTTAACATCGGGAAGTATAAAAAAGTTTTGAGGGAACGAACTAAAAATCCAGCTCAGCCCCTCAGCGGCTCCGGAATGGACTTATCCCACTGCTCCCTCGCCAGTTCGCCGGTGTACTTGAACTTCTCGACCTTTTTCTCGGCCTCCTTGCGCTTCTTCTGGTGCTCCTTGAGGAACTTCTGGACGCGCTCAATCAGCTCGCGCTTGCACTGGCCGCAGAGGAGCTCGCCACTTTTGCACGCGTGATAGCGCTCCATGAGCTTCTTGTCGTCCGGCTCGAAGAATATCTCGAACCACTTGAAGACGACGCACTTCTCGGGTTCTCCTCCCTTCTCGCGCTGCTCCTTCGCGGTGGCCCTTCCGCCGGTGAGGGCGTACTTCCATATCTTCTTGCCCGCCTCTTCGGGGTCATCCGTGAGGTAGACGGCCGTCTCTGGCTTGCTCGCGCTCATCTTTCCGCTGAGGCTGGTTAAACCCGGCACGAACTTGCTGTGTATGGCTGCTGTCTTGTAGTAGCCTAGGCTTTCCGCGAAGTCCCTCTGGAGCCTCCAGTAGGGGTCCTGGTCTATTGCCGCGGGAATCAGACAGCGCTTCTTTTCGAAGAACGTCGGTGCCGCCTGTATGGCCGGGTAGAAAATCATCCCAATCTTGCTCTGGTCGGTGAAACCGAACACCGCGCGGGCCATCGAGTAGTTTATCTTCTTGGCTATCGGAATGGCCATCTCGTATATCTTAGTGAACTCGCTGTCCTGGAAGATGAATGTTTTATCCGGGTCGAAGCCAACCGCTATGATGTCGAGGATGTTGTCGTAGGCCCATCTCTTCGTGTCGTCGAAGGTGAGCTTCTCCTTGAACAGGAACTTCTCGTCGTCCGTTATCTGGATGTAGAGATTGACGTCAAAGCTCTCCTGGAGCCATTTGGTGGCGTAGAACGGTATGATGTGGCCAATGTGCATGGGTCCGCTCGGCCCCCTGCCGGTATAGAGGAAGAAGCCCTTCCCCGTTTCGTAGTCGGCAAGAACCTTATCGTAGTCCCTATGGGAGAAGAAGAACTTCCTTCTGAAGAATATTGGAAGTTCGCTCTTCGTAAGCTCCGCGGTCTTCTCTATAAGCTCGTCCGTTAGCGGACTGGTTCCGAACTCGACTATAAGCTTCGCGTAGTCTACCACACCCTCAACGTCCCATGGGGTGACCTTAAAGTCGTCCATTCAAAGCACCTCCATCTCCAGTGGAAACGAAACTCCAAACTAAGACGGTCAAGAAGAGGTCGGCTTCACCAGGGCCAAAAGCAATCACCTGGCATGGGAAGAGAAAGGGAAGAAGGGAATTTAAAGTTTTCCATTCTCCCTCAGCCACTCGCCGTACTTGACGAGGGCGTAGACAGCATCGACGCCGTCCTCGACCGTCTCATAAACGGGAACGCCCTTGAGCTCGATGTTCCTGGCCATCTTGTGCGGATAAGTCCCACCGGGGGCGACGAAGACTATCGGCTTGCCGTACTCCTGCATCCTGGCCATCGCCTCGACGATTCCCTCGTCGAGGGCCGGGCTCTGGAAGAGCGCTATGACGACGAGGACGTCAACGTTTTCATCCTCCAGCGCGTAGCGCATGGCTATCTCGTACCTGCTCGACGGGGCGTCGCCGATGACGTCTATCGGGTTCCTGTAGCTCATGTGGTGCGGGAGCTTGCCTTCCTCGATGTCTTTCCTAAAGCGCTCATTAGTTTCTTCGCTCAGCTCGGCAAGCTTCATTCCCCTCTCGAGCAGGCCGTCGCTCATCATGACTCCAGCACCGCCGCCGTTGGTGACTATCGCAACCCTGTTGCCCTTCGCCGGCTTCTGCATCGCCAAGGCCTTCGCGTAGTTGAAGAGCTGGCGCATGCTCTTGGCGCTCAGAACGCCGGTCTGCTCAAAGGCGGCCTCGTATATCTTGAAGGAGCCTGCCAGAGAGCCTGTGTGGGAAGCTGCGGCCTTGGCGCCGGCCTCAGTTCTACCGCTCTTGAGTATGACGACGGGCTTCTTGAGGGTTACCTCTTTGGCCGTGTTGAAGAACTTCCTTCCGTCCTTGACGCCCTCTATGTAGCCGGTGATGACTCCGGTTTTCGGGTCGTCGCCGAGGTAGGCCATGAAGTCGCTCTCGTCGAGGTCGGCCATGTTTCCGAGGCTGATGAACTTGCTCATTCCTATCTTGTGGCTGGCGGCCCAGTCGAGGATTGCAGCACCGAAGGCACCGCTCTGGCTCATGAAGGCGACCTTTCCGAAGGGCGGCCTCGCCTGTCTCTCCGGCGGGTTGAAGTTGCAGTCGAAGCCGTTCTCGAGGTTCGTCACGCCGAGACAGTTCGGACCGACGAGCCTTATTCCCCACTTTCTGGCGCGCTTAACAAGCTCCTCCTCAAGCTCGGCCCTTCCGGCCTCCTTGAAACCGGCAGAGATGACGACGGCGCTCTTAACCCCCTTCTCGCCGCACTCGTCTATGACGTCGGGGACGAACTTCGCCGGAACCGCTATGACAGCGACGTCGACATCGTCGGGTATCTCCTTAATGCTCCTGTAAACCTGGAACTTCTTCCCGTTGACCTCGACCTCGCCGCCCTTGACGTTGACTGCGTAGACCTTTCCATCGAATTTGAGCGTTATCGAGCGCATTATCGAGTTTCCTATCTTTCCGGGGACGTTTGACGCCCCGATGACCGCGACGCTCTTCGGATAAAACAGGAAATCGAGCTTTGGTGCCTCCATCTTGTCCACCTCCGAAGGTTTTTCGGGAGCCCATATTTAAGCCTTCCTCCCCAGATGGGTACATCCGGGAAGGTGGATATTTTGTCCAGCAGTGGCCCTAATGAACCAGGGCCTTTACGTATATAAAGCTACCGCAGAAAGCAAAAGGGTTATATGCCATAACGTTAAAAGAAGCATTAGAACGTTTAAATTGGGTGGTGGAAATGGCGAAAGTGAAGGTCATAACGGACCCGGAAGTTATAAAGCTGATGCTTGAGGACACGAGGAGAAGGATCCTCGGACTGCTCCGCAACAAGGAGATGACCATCTCTCAGCTGAGCGAGATACTGGGGAAGACGCCCCAGACGATATACCACCACATCGAGAAACTCAAGGAAGCCGGCTTAGTCGAGGTCAAGAGGACGGAGATGAAAGGCAACCTGGTGGAGAAGTACTACGGAAGAACGGCCGATGCCTTCTACATCAACATGTACCTCGGAGACGAGGAGCTCCGCTACTTCGCCCGCTCAAGGCTCAAGATAAAGCTGGAGATATTCAAGGCCCTTGGATACGAGTTCGATGACGAGGGGCTCCTCAACACGATGGATGAGCTTCTCAAGAAAGAGCATGAGTACAAAACGGAGATATCCAAAGAGATCGAGGCCAACGAAGAGGCGCTCAAAGACTTCTCCAACGAGGATATCATCCACGCCATCGAGTGGCTGGCCATGGCCAGAATGGGCCGCGACGAGGAGACCCTGACGCTCTTGAAGAAGCTGGGAGAAATACTTAAAAAATAACTCCCAAAGGGGAAGCGATGGGATATGGCAAAGGGGATAAGGTTACTGGTTCTGGACGTGCTTAAACCGCACCAGCCGATGGTGACGGAGCTGGCGCTCGGACTCAGCGAGCTCGACGGGGTCGATGGGGTCAACATAACTCTCGTCGAGATAGACAAGGAGACGGAGAACGTCAAGATAACGATGGCCGGCGACAACCTCGACTACGACGAGATAGTCAGGACGATAGAGGAGTTCGGCGGCGTGGTGCACAGCATAGACATGGTTGCGGCGGGTAGGAAGATCGTTGAGGAGGGAGAAACCCCCCAGGACAAGCTGGAGGAGTACTGAGTGAGGGAAGTTTTGATAATCACAGAGCCCGAGAAGGTGAAGGTGCTCTCGGAAGGGACCAGACTCAAAATCCTACAACTCCTAAGGGATCGCCCAATGACAGTCAACGAACTCAGCGATATCCTCGGAAAGGACAGAACGACCATATACAGACACATAAAGATGCTGGAAAACGCAGGTCTCGTGGAGGAGCTTGAAGTCCAAGGAAACGAAAGGGTTTACTCCAGAACCGCGAGATTGTACCTCATCAAGGCAGACCCAGACGAGAGCGTAGAGAAGTTCAGACAGGCTTACCTCCAGGTCGAGGCGGAGAAGCTCGTCCAGATCCTCGAGAAGGCAGGGTTTAAGATAAAAAACAGAGAGAAGCTGGTAAAACTTGCCAAGGAGGTTCTGGACGAAATAGAGATTAATTCTCAGTCGATTCTTAAGAGAATATCCCAAGCCAACATCGAGCTAACCGAGATAGAGCTCTTCCACCTCCTCAACATGCTTGTCTTCATGCAGAGCTGCGAGCTGTGCGGAAAGGCCCAAGAGGCCCGACAGATGATTGAAGATGACTAAGCCTTGTTATCCTGCCCTTTCTCTTTCAACTGGCCCTCCCTAAAGGGCTAGCTCACGGAGAGAAAAACTCAATGTTGAAACGGGATGTTTCATTTCTGACATTTTTCTTTCAACAAGCCTCGTCCTTTGGGGCGGGGTACGAACAACCACCCAGCTAGCCCTTAAGCGGGAAAGCAACACTCTTTTAAAGCCTAAGAGTCATACCATGCTTTGAGATGAAGCGCTCGGTAACGGTCAAACTCCAGCCCTCAAAAGAGCAGGAGAAAATCCTCTCCGAGTTAGCTCATGCTACCGCAGTAATCTGGAACAGGCTCAATTACCAGCGTTTAAAACAATTCAAAGAATTCGGCAAGATTGATTTTAACGGGACGGAAAATAAAGCTTACCACGAGTTCAAAAACTGGATTGGCGGCTCGACAGTCCAGCAATTAGCCAGAAAAAACGCCGAAAGCTGGCGTTCATTCTTCCAACTCAACAAGAAGAAAAAGAGTGGAGGATTGCCGGAGTGGTTCAGACCAAAACCTCCCGGCTTTGTTAG is a genomic window of Thermococcus celericrescens containing:
- a CDS encoding winged helix-turn-helix domain-containing protein; the protein is MREVLIITEPEKVKVLSEGTRLKILQLLRDRPMTVNELSDILGKDRTTIYRHIKMLENAGLVEELEVQGNERVYSRTARLYLIKADPDESVEKFRQAYLQVEAEKLVQILEKAGFKIKNREKLVKLAKEVLDEIEINSQSILKRISQANIELTEIELFHLLNMLVFMQSCELCGKAQEARQMIEDD
- a CDS encoding OPT/YSL family transporter; the protein is MADANWKVGDASWKRKDSDETYREVTPAAIILGVIWGAFMAASFTYAGMIMGFTSGGSAIAAIVGWGVLRGILKKGTVVENNIVQTIASAVNISVSGVIFTIPALYIMGLHEEINTTYFFLATAAGAILGITFIIPLRKQMIEIDRLRFPTGTAVATVLKTPGSGIEKARLLFLGMAVSAAVYLVQQFPVLGLPEIIPEYIDLGAILHLPEWVSLAMALSLMVFGMGLITGRNGLIVLAGGILSYYIITPIVKTLGWLPSDVTGGAISGFVYANMTRPLGIGMLLGGSIAGLILSMPVIIVALKSIANASKLGTGRNEELPIKYLYAGIALAFLLLLITTYQLGGLGIGRSLLTALVGVAWIFVASLLVAMSTGMTDWSPVSGLSLVSS
- a CDS encoding tryptophan--tRNA ligase, giving the protein MDDFKVTPWDVEGVVDYAKLIVEFGTSPLTDELIEKTAELTKSELPIFFRRKFFFSHRDYDKVLADYETGKGFFLYTGRGPSGPMHIGHIIPFYATKWLQESFDVNLYIQITDDEKFLFKEKLTFDDTKRWAYDNILDIIAVGFDPDKTFIFQDSEFTKIYEMAIPIAKKINYSMARAVFGFTDQSKIGMIFYPAIQAAPTFFEKKRCLIPAAIDQDPYWRLQRDFAESLGYYKTAAIHSKFVPGLTSLSGKMSASKPETAVYLTDDPEEAGKKIWKYALTGGRATAKEQREKGGEPEKCVVFKWFEIFFEPDDKKLMERYHACKSGELLCGQCKRELIERVQKFLKEHQKKRKEAEKKVEKFKYTGELAREQWDKSIPEPLRG
- a CDS encoding acetate--CoA ligase family protein, whose product is MEAPKLDFLFYPKSVAVIGASNVPGKIGNSIMRSITLKFDGKVYAVNVKGGEVEVNGKKFQVYRSIKEIPDDVDVAVIAVPAKFVPDVIDECGEKGVKSAVVISAGFKEAGRAELEEELVKRARKWGIRLVGPNCLGVTNLENGFDCNFNPPERQARPPFGKVAFMSQSGAFGAAILDWAASHKIGMSKFISLGNMADLDESDFMAYLGDDPKTGVITGYIEGVKDGRKFFNTAKEVTLKKPVVILKSGRTEAGAKAAASHTGSLAGSFKIYEAAFEQTGVLSAKSMRQLFNYAKALAMQKPAKGNRVAIVTNGGGAGVMMSDGLLERGMKLAELSEETNERFRKDIEEGKLPHHMSYRNPIDVIGDAPSSRYEIAMRYALEDENVDVLVVIALFQSPALDEGIVEAMARMQEYGKPIVFVAPGGTYPHKMARNIELKGVPVYETVEDGVDAVYALVKYGEWLRENGKL
- a CDS encoding helix-turn-helix domain-containing protein, with the translated sequence MAKVKVITDPEVIKLMLEDTRRRILGLLRNKEMTISQLSEILGKTPQTIYHHIEKLKEAGLVEVKRTEMKGNLVEKYYGRTADAFYINMYLGDEELRYFARSRLKIKLEIFKALGYEFDDEGLLNTMDELLKKEHEYKTEISKEIEANEEALKDFSNEDIIHAIEWLAMARMGRDEETLTLLKKLGEILKK
- a CDS encoding DUF211 domain-containing protein, which translates into the protein MAKGIRLLVLDVLKPHQPMVTELALGLSELDGVDGVNITLVEIDKETENVKITMAGDNLDYDEIVRTIEEFGGVVHSIDMVAAGRKIVEEGETPQDKLEEY
- a CDS encoding fumarylacetoacetate hydrolase family protein codes for the protein MVRLPYMDGFYELRPSKIVALAKNYAEHAKEMESDVPERPVFFLKPPSALIGPGEPIILPRMSKRVDHEVELAVIIGRRARRVPREKAMDYVLGYTILLDITARDLQAEARERGLPWSMAKGFDTFAPVGPRVVDKRELNIEDLEIGLKVNGQLRQLGRTSEMVFKVPELIEYISSVMTLEPGDIIATGTPAGVGPLRHGDRVEAWIEGIGRVEFDVLAEGSILC